A part of Myxococcus landrumus genomic DNA contains:
- a CDS encoding fatty acid desaturase, translating to METSVPYRAAPLGPWGVLVALVIVGAWGGHLAWMLTSPGLAWDAPLTWLHVVLQAWLCTGLFITGHDAMHGTVARPAWVNEVVGTIACFLFAGLSYRRLVLNHRAHHEHPTEATDPDFSTRSQSFWPWLGTFMVRYTTLPQLGVMAAKFNILVYLGVSQPRVLLFWVLPAVLGTLQLFYFGTYLPHRRPDTPDMAPHHARTLPRNHLWALLSCFFFGYHWEHHQSPGTPWWRLWRLKDSRTEQAARAMSARDAM from the coding sequence ATGGAGACCTCGGTGCCATACCGCGCGGCCCCGCTGGGCCCTTGGGGTGTCCTCGTCGCGCTCGTCATCGTGGGCGCGTGGGGAGGACATCTGGCGTGGATGCTGACCTCGCCCGGGTTGGCCTGGGACGCTCCGCTCACCTGGTTGCATGTCGTCTTGCAGGCATGGCTGTGCACGGGCCTGTTCATCACCGGCCACGACGCCATGCACGGCACGGTGGCCCGCCCGGCCTGGGTGAACGAGGTGGTGGGCACCATCGCCTGCTTCCTCTTCGCGGGCCTGTCGTACCGCCGGCTGGTGCTCAACCACCGCGCCCACCATGAGCACCCGACGGAAGCGACGGACCCGGACTTCTCCACGCGGTCCCAGTCGTTCTGGCCGTGGCTGGGCACCTTCATGGTCCGCTACACCACGCTGCCGCAATTGGGCGTGATGGCGGCGAAGTTCAACATCCTCGTCTACCTGGGAGTGTCCCAGCCGCGCGTGCTGCTGTTCTGGGTGCTGCCCGCGGTGCTCGGCACGCTCCAACTCTTCTACTTCGGCACGTACCTGCCGCACCGTCGCCCCGACACGCCGGACATGGCGCCCCATCACGCGCGCACCCTGCCGCGCAACCACCTGTGGGCCCTGCTGTCCTGCTTCTTCTTCGGCTACCACTGGGAGCACCATCAGTCCCCGGGCACGCCCTGGTGGCGGCTGTGGCGGCTCAAGGACTCGCGCACCGAGCAGGCGGCGCGCGCGATGTCGGCCCGCGACGCGATGTAA